CGCAGCCCGACAAGGTTATTGCATCGGCCACGATCAGGGAAGTGGACGAGAATGACCTGATAAAGTCGAAAGCCTGCTTCTCCCGACACGAACGACCGCAGGAGAGAGATGTTCGCACTTGTCGTCCGGTTCGACCTCCACGACGAGGCGCGCGCCGCGGAGTTCGACCTGCTGGTCGAAGAGACCGGCCGAGGCATCGCCGAACACGAACCCGGGACTCTCGTCTACGCCACCCATCGCGTCACCGACGCACCTCTCGCCCGCGTCTTCTACGAGGTCTACCGGGACCGGGAAGCCTTCGACGCCCATGAGTGCCAACCGCACACGCGCCACTTCCTCGCCGAACGGGACAAGTACGTGAAGACGACGCGCGTCGAATTCATGACCCCCGCCACGGCCAAGGGACTGCCCGCCGACGGCTGATGCCGAAAGTGGCCCACCCCGATCAGGGGCAATTCCCCACACGATCGCGTGACCCCGCGAGTCGGAACAGCCGGACTCCGCCCACCGGTCCCCAAAGTACCTCCGGTGATGAACAACTCGATGGACGACGCCGGGTGCTGCCTGCTGTCGGTGGCCTGGAACATCGCCCCGCTGACCGAAGGGCGAGCGGACTCCCGGCGCGGTGAGATCCGGCGCACGGTCGAGTCGGTGTGCCGCACCGCCGGGCACGGCGCCCGTGACTGGGCCGCGCGGAACGGGGCCGGCACCGAGGCCGAGTACCGGCCGTTCCTGCAGCTCGCCGATGTTGCCTACGAGATCGCCACGTTGCTGCTGCTGGTCGAGGACTTCCTGGTGCCCGACCTGGAACGCGAGCACCGCCGCTGGGCCGAGATCGAAGAGCTGAAGTCGCGGTTGACGGAGCTCGCCGAGTGGACGTCGGCGTTCTTGAGCTTGTCAGGG
This genomic window from Amycolatopsis mongoliensis contains:
- a CDS encoding putative quinol monooxygenase — translated: MFALVVRFDLHDEARAAEFDLLVEETGRGIAEHEPGTLVYATHRVTDAPLARVFYEVYRDREAFDAHECQPHTRHFLAERDKYVKTTRVEFMTPATAKGLPADG